The proteins below come from a single Pseudarthrobacter sp. SSS035 genomic window:
- a CDS encoding extracellular solute-binding protein, which yields MRRALKITSLIAAAGFVLTACSPAAPEAETKTLKVVYQKTDSFTALDTLFQSAKQEFEAANQGVTVALEPIQANDDDYGTKLALALRSPSTAPDIFYEDTFKVRSDVDAGYLLKLDSHLEGWKDWDTFDDGAKAAGLGDDGGTYAVPLGTDTRAIWYNKKVLAAAGVSVPWEPRTWQDILDTARKIKASDASVVPFNMYAGKATGEGTVMQSFYELLYGTDSELYDADAKKWVVGAPGFTDSLAFLKTLYDEKLAVSPAEALDANVWKKVFGEWLPQGKMGATVEGSYTPSFWQKGGSYEWAEYGQDMGVTAFPTQNGQAPGGVSMSGGWTLAVGAETKNPDLAFEFLATALNQKNSLAFNIASSQIAVRKDVAADAGYQAANPFVKDVSELVAVTHYRPATADYPRISAAVQEATEAVITGAKSPEQAAADYDTAVKGIVGEAKTVAQ from the coding sequence ATGCGCCGGGCCCTCAAAATCACCTCACTCATCGCTGCAGCGGGCTTCGTGCTGACGGCGTGTTCCCCCGCCGCCCCCGAAGCGGAGACCAAAACGCTGAAAGTGGTCTATCAAAAGACCGATTCCTTCACTGCCCTGGACACGCTCTTCCAGTCGGCCAAGCAGGAGTTTGAGGCCGCCAACCAGGGCGTCACGGTTGCCCTGGAGCCCATCCAGGCGAACGACGACGACTACGGCACCAAGCTTGCCCTCGCCCTCCGTTCGCCCTCCACCGCCCCGGACATCTTCTATGAGGACACCTTCAAGGTGCGTTCCGACGTCGACGCCGGGTACCTCCTGAAGCTTGACAGCCACCTCGAGGGGTGGAAGGACTGGGATACCTTCGATGATGGCGCCAAGGCCGCCGGCCTGGGGGACGACGGCGGCACATACGCGGTCCCGCTGGGCACCGACACCCGAGCTATCTGGTACAACAAGAAGGTGCTCGCCGCCGCGGGCGTCAGCGTCCCGTGGGAGCCCCGCACCTGGCAGGACATCCTGGACACCGCCCGGAAAATCAAGGCCAGTGACGCCTCTGTGGTGCCGTTCAACATGTACGCCGGCAAGGCCACCGGCGAAGGCACCGTAATGCAGAGCTTCTACGAACTGCTCTACGGAACGGATTCCGAACTCTACGATGCCGACGCCAAGAAGTGGGTAGTCGGTGCCCCGGGGTTCACCGACTCGTTGGCGTTCCTCAAGACCCTCTACGACGAAAAACTGGCCGTCTCCCCGGCGGAGGCCCTTGACGCGAATGTGTGGAAGAAGGTCTTCGGCGAATGGCTGCCGCAGGGCAAGATGGGAGCCACTGTTGAGGGTTCCTATACGCCGTCCTTCTGGCAGAAGGGCGGCAGTTACGAATGGGCCGAGTACGGGCAGGACATGGGCGTCACAGCGTTCCCCACCCAGAACGGCCAGGCACCCGGCGGCGTCAGCATGTCCGGCGGCTGGACCCTGGCGGTAGGGGCGGAGACCAAAAACCCAGACCTCGCGTTTGAGTTCCTCGCCACGGCCCTGAACCAGAAGAACTCCCTGGCCTTCAACATCGCCAGCTCCCAGATCGCCGTGCGGAAGGATGTCGCCGCCGACGCCGGCTACCAGGCGGCCAACCCGTTTGTGAAGGACGTGTCCGAGCTTGTGGCCGTCACGCATTACCGGCCAGCCACTGCCGACTACCCCCGGATCTCCGCGGCCGTCCAGGAGGCCACGGAAGCTGTGATCACCGGGGCGAAATCCCCGGAGCAGGCGGCCGCCGACTATGACACGGCGGTGAAGGGCATCGTGGGTGAGGCCAAGACCGTCGCCCAGTAA
- a CDS encoding carbohydrate ABC transporter permease, giving the protein MAVSLRRDRSGHRRRHSGLRRQARLLPVLPAVVLLLVFLAGPVLWAFHASFTNAALTGRNARSPGWIGFDNYARLLSDPMLPLSLGLTVLFVGGSAILGQNLLGLTLAVLMRRARRTVAAVVGTAVVAAWVLPEIVAAFAAYAYFSRDGTLNQLLGGLGVGQADWLYSFPMVAILLANIWRGTAFSMLVYRAALNDIPGEVTEAALMDGAGGWQRLAFITIPMIRGSIATNLMLITLQTLAVFTLIWVMTAGGPANASTTLPVLAYVEAFKFGDIGYGTAVASVLILIGVVFGAAYVRLLRGSKP; this is encoded by the coding sequence GTGGCGGTTTCCCTCAGGCGTGACCGGTCCGGCCACCGGCGGCGTCACTCCGGACTCCGGCGCCAGGCACGGCTGCTCCCCGTGCTCCCGGCAGTGGTTCTCCTGCTCGTGTTTTTGGCCGGTCCCGTGCTGTGGGCCTTCCACGCGTCATTCACCAATGCAGCCCTGACCGGCCGCAATGCCCGCAGTCCCGGCTGGATCGGGTTCGACAACTACGCCAGGCTCCTGTCGGACCCCATGCTGCCGCTCTCGCTGGGCCTGACTGTCCTGTTCGTGGGCGGCTCTGCCATCCTGGGCCAGAACCTGCTGGGGCTCACCCTCGCGGTGCTGATGCGGCGGGCCCGCCGGACGGTGGCCGCCGTCGTCGGTACTGCGGTGGTGGCTGCGTGGGTGCTCCCCGAGATCGTGGCCGCCTTCGCCGCCTACGCCTATTTCAGCCGGGACGGGACCCTGAACCAGCTGCTGGGCGGGCTGGGGGTCGGGCAGGCCGACTGGCTGTACTCGTTCCCGATGGTCGCCATCCTGCTTGCCAACATCTGGCGTGGCACGGCGTTCTCCATGCTCGTCTACCGCGCCGCGCTTAATGACATCCCCGGTGAGGTCACGGAGGCCGCACTGATGGACGGTGCCGGCGGCTGGCAGCGGCTGGCCTTCATCACCATCCCCATGATCCGCGGCAGTATCGCCACCAACCTCATGCTCATCACCTTGCAGACGCTGGCGGTGTTCACGCTCATCTGGGTGATGACGGCGGGCGGTCCCGCCAACGCCAGCACTACGCTGCCCGTGCTGGCGTACGTGGAGGCCTTCAAGTTCGGCGACATCGGCTACGGCACGGCCGTGGCGTCGGTGCTGATCCTCATTGGCGTGGTGTTCGGCGCCGCCTACGTCCGGCTCCTGCGGGGGAGCAAACCATGA